From the genome of Phaenicophaeus curvirostris isolate KB17595 chromosome 6, BPBGC_Pcur_1.0, whole genome shotgun sequence, one region includes:
- the TMEM106B gene encoding transmembrane protein 106B yields the protein MGKSLSHLPIHTGKEDGYDGGTVSDNMRSGLVHSESHNEDGRPGDVSQFPYVEFTGRDSVTCPTCQGTGRIPRGQENQLVALIPYSDQRLRPRRTKLYVTASVTVCLLLSGLAVFFLFPRSIDVEYIGVKSVYVSYEEGRRIIYLNITNTLNITNNNYYSVEVANITAQVQFSKTVIGKARLNNITTISPLDMKQIDYMVPTVMSYMYDFCTLESIKVHNIVVMMQVTVTTSYFGHSEQISQERYQYVDCGGNTTYQLGQSEYLNVLQPPQ from the exons ATGGGAAAATCACTTTCTCACCTGCCTATACACACAGGCAAGGAAGATGGTTATGATGGAGGCACAGTGTCTGATAACATGAGGAGTGGGTTGGTTCACTCGGAATCACACAATGAAGATGGGCGACCTGGAGATGTATCACAGTTTCCCTATGTGGAATTTACAGGAAGAGACAGTGTCACCTGCCCAACTTGCCAGGGGACAGGAAGAATTCCACGAg gGCAGGAAAATCAGCTGGTAGCATTAATTCCATATAGTGATCAGAGACTGAGGCCAAGAAGAAC aAAGCTCTATGTGACTGCTTCTGTAACTGTATGTTTACTGCTTTCTGGACTGGCTGTATTCTTCTTGTTTCCTCGCTCAATTGATGTTGAATACATTGGTGTGAAGTCAGTATATGTCTCTTACGAAGAGGGCAGACGTATAATATATCTAAATATTACG aacacgTTAAATATAACGAACAACAACTATTATTCTGTTGAAGTGGCAAATATCACAGCCCAAGTTCAGTTTTCAAAAACAGTTATTGGCAAAGCACGGTTAAACAACATCACCACCATTAGTCCTCTGGATATGAAACAG attgacTATATGGTGCCCACAGTCATGAGCTACATGTA tgACTTCTGTACTTTAGAGTCCATCAAAGTGCATAACATAGTGGTGATGATGCA AGTGACGGTGACAACTTCTTACTTTGGCCACTCTGAGCAAATATCCCAGGAGAGATACCAGTATGTGGACTGTGGAGGAAACACAACCTACCAGCTGGGCCAGTCAGAATATTTAAATGTACTTCAGCCTCCGCAATAA